The Methanolacinia petrolearia DSM 11571 genome has a segment encoding these proteins:
- a CDS encoding TATA-box-binding protein, protein MSDNKYKNLKIENIVASGVIADSIDLEDIAEKIENCELNKKKFPGAVFRIENPKVAVLVFSSGKIVMTGIRREEDLKLGLDYLMKELKAAGVSTFDVPDVAITNMVCSYDTEKQINLNRIVVALNLENIEYEPEQFPGLVYRLDDPKIVALLFSSGKVILTGGRNLDDVRAGLDKLEKQLESIL, encoded by the coding sequence ATGTCTGATAACAAATACAAGAATTTGAAGATAGAAAATATCGTAGCATCCGGTGTGATTGCCGATTCCATAGATCTCGAGGATATCGCAGAAAAAATCGAAAACTGCGAACTCAATAAGAAGAAGTTCCCGGGCGCGGTCTTCAGGATTGAAAACCCGAAGGTTGCGGTTTTGGTTTTCTCATCGGGAAAGATCGTAATGACAGGAATCAGGAGAGAGGAAGACCTCAAGCTCGGCCTCGACTATCTCATGAAGGAACTGAAAGCGGCGGGAGTTTCAACATTCGATGTACCCGATGTTGCGATAACGAATATGGTCTGCTCCTACGATACCGAAAAGCAGATCAACCTCAACAGGATCGTAGTCGCCCTGAATCTTGAAAACATCGAATACGAGCCCGAACAATTTCCCGGCCTTGTATACCGCCTCGACGATCCCAAGATTGTAGCTCTTCTTTTCTCATCCGGAAAAGTCATCCTTACAGGCGGAAGAAACCTCGACGATGTCAGGGCAGGACTCGACAAACTTGAAAAACAACTTGAAAGCATACTCTGA
- a CDS encoding AMP-binding protein produces MVRFSVTMDDGLVGKIDELSEKKGISRSEWIGRSCLNSADESVLPDGQGLSDLLSLRDRIPENIPNVTDYDDLYNNFHVTVPDFFNFGFDVIDAWAKIDRNKIAMIWSNLAGDEKIFTFRDLRNRSNEAANMLLKYGIKKGDLVAIMLHRVPEWWFFAIACIKLGAVFVPCPTMLTTKDLVYRINAANIKMIVTDMENAPKINQICSQCQSLKSRLVVNGDMEGWVSYLVELDYPAPVSSKLAVSGLEKTRSSDPMVIYFTSGTTGEAKMVLHNHALPIGHITTGAYWLDLKKNDIHLTISDTGWAKSSWGKFFGPWIQGCCSVVYDSRGKFNATEVLPVLEKYGVTTFCCPPTIYRMLIMADLDKFDLTSLRHCVSAGEPLNPEVIKIWEEGTGLKIYEGYGQTELTLVLGTFPTMKVKPGSMGKPSPGWHIELHDEDGKPVPTGEVGRIAVKTNPRPVGMFVEYLGSPETTAESFHGGFYYTGDKAYMDDDGYFWFVGRDDDVIKSSGYRIGPFEVESALIEHPAVQESAVIGTPDPIRGMIVKAFIVLKGGFEPSEKLVRDIQKHVKTVTAPYKYPREIEFVEELPKTISGKIRRNELREKEKKHLREAED; encoded by the coding sequence ATGGTGCGCTTCTCCGTAACAATGGATGATGGTCTCGTCGGAAAAATCGACGAACTGTCTGAAAAAAAAGGGATCTCACGTTCCGAATGGATCGGCCGCTCCTGCCTGAATTCGGCGGACGAGAGCGTCCTTCCCGACGGCCAGGGATTGTCCGATCTGCTCTCCCTGCGGGACAGGATTCCTGAAAATATTCCGAATGTAACAGATTATGATGATCTGTATAATAATTTCCATGTCACAGTCCCGGACTTTTTTAACTTCGGTTTCGATGTAATCGATGCCTGGGCGAAGATCGACAGGAATAAGATCGCGATGATATGGTCCAACCTGGCCGGCGACGAGAAGATATTCACCTTCCGCGACCTGAGGAACCGTTCGAACGAGGCGGCTAACATGCTGCTCAAATACGGGATCAAGAAGGGCGATCTGGTGGCGATTATGCTCCACCGTGTTCCGGAATGGTGGTTCTTTGCGATCGCATGCATAAAACTTGGTGCAGTTTTTGTCCCGTGCCCGACGATGCTGACGACGAAGGATCTGGTCTACAGGATCAACGCCGCGAACATCAAGATGATCGTAACCGACATGGAGAACGCCCCGAAGATCAACCAGATCTGCAGCCAGTGCCAGTCTCTCAAGTCAAGGCTTGTCGTCAACGGAGATATGGAGGGCTGGGTCAGTTATCTCGTCGAGCTCGATTATCCTGCCCCGGTCTCCAGCAAACTTGCAGTAAGCGGCCTCGAAAAGACCCGCTCCTCGGACCCGATGGTCATATACTTTACATCCGGGACGACCGGCGAGGCAAAGATGGTTCTTCACAACCATGCCCTGCCCATAGGTCATATCACTACCGGGGCATACTGGCTCGACCTGAAGAAGAACGACATTCACCTGACGATCTCCGACACCGGCTGGGCGAAATCTTCATGGGGCAAGTTCTTTGGCCCGTGGATCCAGGGATGCTGTAGTGTGGTGTATGATTCCCGCGGGAAGTTCAACGCGACCGAGGTCCTGCCTGTTCTGGAGAAGTACGGGGTGACGACATTCTGCTGTCCGCCGACGATATACCGTATGCTGATCATGGCGGACCTCGACAAGTTCGACCTGACTTCTCTTCGCCACTGCGTGAGTGCCGGCGAGCCGCTGAACCCGGAGGTCATCAAGATCTGGGAAGAAGGAACAGGCCTTAAGATCTACGAAGGATACGGCCAGACCGAACTGACTCTTGTTCTTGGCACGTTCCCGACGATGAAGGTGAAGCCGGGTTCGATGGGCAAACCCTCGCCCGGCTGGCATATCGAGCTTCACGACGAGGACGGAAAACCTGTTCCGACCGGTGAGGTGGGAAGAATTGCGGTAAAGACGAACCCGAGGCCTGTCGGGATGTTCGTAGAATATCTCGGGAGCCCGGAGACTACCGCCGAATCCTTCCACGGCGGATTTTATTATACCGGCGATAAGGCATACATGGACGATGACGGCTACTTCTGGTTCGTCGGCCGCGACGACGATGTCATAAAGAGTTCGGGTTACAGGATCGGTCCGTTCGAGGTCGAATCGGCACTTATCGAACACCCCGCCGTGCAGGAGTCCGCGGTTATCGGTACTCCCGATCCGATAAGGGGTATGATCGTAAAGGCATTCATTGTCCTCAAAGGAGGATTCGAGCCGTCCGAAAAACTCGTCCGCGACATCCAGAAGCATGTCAAGACAGTGACCGCACCATACAAGTACCCGAGAGAGATAGAATTCGTCGAGGAACTCCCGAAAACGATTTCCGGCAAGATCCGGAGGAACGAACTTCGCGAAAAGGAGAAGAAGCATCTAAGGGAAGCGGAAGACTAA
- a CDS encoding DUF6141 family protein — translation MKKEESPAEFYEAQYMAKDQPLMVIVVWAIAIFSWGIFAVQVVLGIPVGNNPAPDSAVWVIMVIFGILFPLFMFSLRLETRVMNGVFGYRYFPVHLKWRTIKSHDIKKAEVVDYSGLREFGGWGIRWNRRGKAYTVAGRGGVRFTLKGKKEILFGSKKPEELLTALNRRSE, via the coding sequence ATGAAGAAAGAAGAATCTCCTGCGGAATTCTACGAGGCCCAGTACATGGCGAAGGACCAGCCCCTGATGGTCATAGTCGTGTGGGCGATCGCAATATTTTCATGGGGCATATTCGCCGTCCAGGTGGTCCTCGGCATCCCCGTCGGGAACAATCCAGCACCCGACAGTGCCGTGTGGGTGATAATGGTCATTTTCGGAATCCTCTTTCCGCTGTTCATGTTCAGCCTCCGTCTCGAAACGAGAGTAATGAACGGGGTGTTCGGCTACCGCTACTTCCCGGTGCACCTGAAGTGGAGAACCATAAAATCCCACGATATCAAAAAGGCGGAGGTCGTGGATTACAGCGGGCTCCGCGAGTTTGGAGGCTGGGGCATCAGGTGGAACAGGCGCGGAAAGGCGTACACCGTTGCAGGCCGGGGAGGTGTCCGGTTCACCCTTAAAGGGAAGAAGGAGATCCTTTTCGGGTCGAAGAAGCCTGAAGAGCTCCTGACGGCTTTAAACCGGCGAAGCGAGTGA
- a CDS encoding 3-isopropylmalate dehydratase small subunit translates to MSDMRGTRIWKFGDDIDTDAIIPGRFLTIYDPKELASHAFEGTRDEFPKEAKQGDVIVGGRNFGCGSSREHAPIALKGAGIEMVVAKSFARIFYRNCINTGLLPVVCPEADKISEDDTITPRLDEGYIEVSGKKFATEPVPEFLSKIIEAGGLVEYAKGIDEVETCIK, encoded by the coding sequence ATGAGTGATATGAGAGGTACGAGAATTTGGAAGTTCGGGGACGACATAGATACAGACGCGATAATTCCGGGAAGGTTCCTGACGATATACGACCCGAAGGAGCTTGCTTCCCATGCCTTCGAGGGGACCCGCGACGAGTTCCCGAAAGAGGCAAAGCAGGGCGATGTGATAGTCGGTGGAAGGAACTTCGGCTGCGGCTCGTCGAGAGAGCATGCACCGATCGCCCTTAAGGGTGCGGGGATCGAGATGGTCGTCGCGAAGTCGTTTGCGAGAATATTCTACAGGAACTGCATCAACACGGGTCTCCTCCCCGTGGTCTGCCCGGAGGCGGACAAGATATCGGAGGATGATACGATAACGCCCCGCCTCGACGAAGGATATATCGAGGTTTCGGGAAAGAAATTCGCGACCGAGCCGGTGCCGGAGTTCCTCTCGAAGATAATCGAGGCCGGCGGTCTGGTCGAATATGCAAAAGGAATAGACGAGGTCGAAACATGTATAAAGTAG
- a CDS encoding AMP-binding protein, which translates to MSTSKAPFYTPQEVADRLRVETRTVHAWLRDGTMKGMKVGRLWRIPESEIDRVRNNIGPANGDLGFDIRYKPQNMTDYDYAYKNFRIEVPEKFNFGYDVIDQWADRERNKLAMIWVNTQGSEKKYSFRDLKNLSNQAANILLKYDINKGDRILIMLPRIPEWWIFVIGIIKLGAVVCPCPVLLTPKDLKYRINVGKFKMVITDLENAPKINEICKECPSLRSRFVVDGELEGWASYPLELLYPAPVSHKSVSMPESFTTYADDPMLIYFTSGTTGEPKMVLHNNAYPLGHRVTAELWHDLTPNDVHFTYSDTGWAKCAWGKIFGQWIAGACQLIIDVRGHFEATKLLPFIEKYEVTSFCAPPTVYRMLILADLSKFDLRELRHCTSAGEPLNPEVIKVWKEGTGCTIYEGYGQTETCCAISSFPCIRNKPGSMGKPSPGWHIELHDDDGKPVGIHEEGRIAISLNPRPVGLVVEYIDNPEANAESFRNGFYYTGDKAYRDEDGYFWFVGRNDDVIKSSGYRIGPFEVESALLEHPAVQESAVVGSPDRIRGLIVKAFVVLNKGYTPSEDLVRDIQKYVKTVTAPYKYPRAIEFVDELPKTLSGKIKRNELRDRELKAFRKRE; encoded by the coding sequence ATGAGTACGTCAAAGGCTCCTTTCTACACCCCGCAGGAGGTTGCAGACAGGCTCAGAGTTGAGACGAGAACGGTTCATGCATGGCTGCGTGACGGTACAATGAAAGGTATGAAAGTTGGCCGGCTTTGGAGAATCCCGGAGAGCGAGATCGATCGTGTCAGGAATAACATCGGTCCTGCAAACGGAGATCTGGGTTTTGATATACGCTACAAACCGCAGAATATGACCGACTACGACTATGCCTATAAAAATTTCAGGATCGAAGTCCCCGAGAAATTCAATTTCGGGTATGATGTCATCGACCAGTGGGCCGACAGGGAGAGAAACAAACTCGCGATGATCTGGGTGAACACCCAGGGCAGCGAGAAGAAGTACTCTTTCCGCGACCTGAAGAATCTCTCGAACCAGGCGGCGAATATTCTTCTGAAATACGATATCAACAAAGGGGATCGCATCCTTATAATGCTGCCACGTATCCCCGAGTGGTGGATCTTCGTCATAGGTATTATCAAACTCGGTGCGGTTGTCTGCCCGTGTCCTGTCCTTCTTACACCAAAGGATCTCAAGTACAGGATAAATGTAGGAAAGTTCAAGATGGTCATCACCGATCTCGAGAATGCTCCGAAGATCAATGAGATCTGCAAGGAGTGTCCGTCTCTCCGTTCGAGATTCGTAGTCGACGGCGAACTCGAGGGCTGGGCGAGTTATCCTCTCGAACTGCTTTATCCTGCACCGGTTTCACATAAATCTGTCAGCATGCCCGAGAGCTTTACTACATATGCCGACGACCCGATGCTGATCTATTTTACATCCGGGACTACCGGCGAACCAAAGATGGTTCTTCATAATAATGCATATCCTCTCGGTCACAGGGTGACCGCCGAACTATGGCATGACCTGACACCAAATGACGTCCACTTTACGTACTCCGACACCGGCTGGGCGAAATGTGCCTGGGGCAAGATATTCGGGCAGTGGATTGCGGGCGCCTGCCAGCTCATCATCGATGTGAGGGGGCATTTCGAGGCCACGAAACTGCTTCCTTTCATCGAAAAGTACGAGGTGACGAGCTTCTGCGCACCGCCGACAGTGTACAGAATGCTCATTCTTGCAGACCTGAGCAAGTTCGATCTTCGCGAACTCCGTCACTGCACCAGTGCCGGCGAACCGCTGAACCCGGAGGTCATCAAGGTTTGGAAGGAGGGAACGGGCTGCACAATCTATGAAGGATACGGGCAGACTGAAACATGCTGTGCAATTTCATCTTTCCCCTGCATCAGGAACAAACCAGGTTCTATGGGCAAGCCTTCGCCGGGATGGCACATCGAGCTTCATGATGACGACGGGAAACCTGTCGGAATTCACGAGGAGGGAAGGATTGCCATCTCTCTCAACCCGAGGCCGGTGGGGCTTGTCGTCGAGTACATCGACAACCCCGAGGCGAACGCAGAATCTTTCCGGAACGGATTTTATTATACCGGCGACAAGGCGTACAGGGACGAGGACGGTTACTTCTGGTTTGTCGGCCGCAACGACGATGTCATAAAGAGTTCGGGGTACAGGATTGGTCCGTTCGAGGTCGAATCGGCGCTTCTCGAACACCCGGCAGTCCAGGAATCGGCCGTCGTAGGATCTCCCGACAGGATACGCGGTCTTATCGTCAAGGCGTTTGTCGTACTCAACAAAGGATACACACCGTCGGAAGATCTCGTGAGGGACATCCAGAAATACGTCAAGACAGTGACGGCACCGTACAAGTACCCAAGAGCGATCGAATTTGTTGATGAACTGCCCAAGACTCTTTCCGGAAAGATCAAAAGGAACGAACTGAGGGACAGGGAGCTCAAGGCATTCAGGAAAAGGGAATAG
- a CDS encoding Holliday junction resolvase-like protein, giving the protein MIEWALIFLLFIVILVLFYNYSKIKGQIEQQARVIFDSWSQKKSEDIDRWKTTELERLSSEKARIQFENWRLAEEQNIRTDAIKRSQSVTRGKVTECLIPFFPDFPYNPKDARFLGTPVDLIVFDGLSDEDEIQEVAFIEIKTGKTANLSKRERAVRDCIRGGRVQYYTIHQSFDESENLFVDMKVK; this is encoded by the coding sequence ATGATTGAATGGGCTCTCATATTTTTATTATTCATTGTTATTTTAGTTTTATTTTACAATTATTCAAAAATAAAGGGTCAAATTGAGCAACAAGCAAGGGTGATTTTTGATTCGTGGAGTCAGAAAAAAAGTGAAGATATTGACAGATGGAAAACAACAGAACTTGAAAGACTTTCCAGTGAAAAAGCACGAATCCAATTTGAAAACTGGAGATTAGCCGAAGAGCAAAATATCCGTACCGATGCAATAAAGCGTAGCCAATCTGTTACCCGAGGAAAAGTTACCGAGTGTCTGATCCCATTCTTTCCAGATTTTCCCTATAATCCTAAGGATGCACGATTTTTGGGGACTCCGGTTGATCTTATTGTCTTTGATGGATTATCAGATGAAGACGAGATACAGGAGGTGGCATTTATCGAGATAAAAACGGGGAAAACAGCTAATTTAAGTAAAAGAGAACGTGCCGTTAGAGATTGCATCAGAGGTGGGCGGGTTCAATATTATACAATTCATCAGTCATTTGATGAGAGTGAGAATCTATTTGTTGATATGAAAGTCAAATGA
- a CDS encoding 3-isopropylmalate dehydratase large subunit, translated as MTKTITEKIFSRKCGCDVSAGEMRVVPVDAAMVHDITGPLAVNMFHRMKGGKVFDPEKIIMIFDHQVPADSITAAENHIMMREFAKEQGIYNYDVKEGICHQVALETGKIMPGDIVVGVDSHTCTYGAVGAFSTGIGSTDMGFVLRFGALYFRIPESVRIEADGKFAPRVGAKDLIMKTIGDIGADGATYRAAEFTGQAFEEMEIPGRMTCCNMAIEMGGKAGIVPPDEKTRKWLSQWGDVDAAKAGSFDLKADEGAAYAGKVEYDVGDLVPQVAVPHNVDNVVDIDEVEGTHLDQVFIGSCTNGRYEDFAEAAEVMGARKFSPDVRVIAIPASRTEYLKCLRAGIIEKFVEAGALFEAPCCGPCMGGAFGLIGVEEVSLSTSNRNFRGRQGSTKGEVYLCSPATAAASAIKGVITDPREV; from the coding sequence ATGACAAAAACGATAACTGAAAAGATATTTTCCCGTAAATGCGGGTGTGACGTATCGGCTGGAGAAATGAGGGTTGTGCCCGTTGACGCGGCGATGGTCCATGATATTACCGGCCCGCTCGCCGTCAACATGTTCCACAGGATGAAGGGCGGAAAGGTCTTCGACCCGGAGAAGATTATCATGATCTTCGACCACCAGGTCCCGGCCGACTCGATTACCGCCGCCGAGAACCACATCATGATGAGGGAGTTCGCGAAGGAGCAGGGGATATATAATTATGACGTAAAGGAGGGTATCTGCCACCAGGTCGCGCTCGAAACGGGAAAGATCATGCCCGGGGACATAGTCGTGGGCGTCGATTCGCACACATGTACATATGGTGCGGTCGGTGCGTTTTCGACCGGAATCGGCTCGACTGACATGGGATTCGTCCTCCGTTTCGGGGCCCTGTATTTCAGGATTCCCGAGAGCGTCCGCATCGAGGCCGACGGGAAGTTCGCACCCCGTGTAGGAGCAAAAGACCTCATCATGAAGACCATAGGAGATATCGGTGCGGACGGTGCGACCTACCGTGCGGCTGAGTTCACCGGGCAGGCATTCGAGGAGATGGAGATTCCCGGGAGGATGACATGCTGCAATATGGCGATCGAGATGGGCGGAAAGGCAGGGATCGTCCCGCCTGACGAGAAGACCCGGAAGTGGCTCTCGCAGTGGGGCGATGTCGATGCGGCAAAGGCCGGATCTTTCGACCTGAAGGCCGACGAGGGCGCTGCATATGCGGGAAAGGTGGAGTACGATGTCGGTGATCTCGTCCCGCAGGTCGCGGTTCCGCATAATGTCGATAACGTCGTAGACATAGACGAGGTCGAGGGAACACATCTTGACCAGGTCTTCATCGGCTCCTGCACGAACGGGAGATACGAGGACTTCGCCGAGGCCGCAGAGGTCATGGGTGCCAGGAAGTTCTCGCCGGATGTCAGGGTGATCGCGATCCCGGCTTCGAGGACGGAGTACCTGAAATGCCTCAGGGCAGGAATCATCGAGAAGTTCGTCGAGGCCGGCGCACTATTCGAGGCCCCGTGCTGCGGACCGTGTATGGGAGGCGCTTTCGGCCTGATTGGCGTAGAGGAGGTCTCGCTTTCGACATCCAACCGCAACTTCCGCGGAAGGCAGGGCAGCACGAAGGGCGAGGTATACCTCTGCTCCCCGGCGACTGCGGCTGCAAGTGCGATCAAAGGCGTGATAACCGACCCGAGGGAGGTGTGA
- a CDS encoding MATE family efflux transporter has translation MSETGSYCTNILLGDSKKALISLSVPMMIAMLIMSLYNVVDAIWVSGLGNLALAATGFVAPFYMVIYGIGNGLGMGAGSAIARHIGENNHSDANNAGNHALILTIIVSIISAIVFFLFSDSLFDLIGAGEAAALASDYAVIVCGLGIFTIYSNVIAAVLRSEGDAKRSMYALIAGGILNIFLDPVLIYILGWGITGAAWATVISVALSSVILYYWTMIKKDTYVRYNLKFFSFKKEVLSDILKVGVPASIEQVSMSITMFVIDLILVIVATANAVAVYTAGFRVLFVAMSPLIGIGTAVMSIEGAAYGARNFKKLRGNLLFSARFGLLVGICLGLLMYIFAPYIAMVFSYTESSADLAAGISEFLKIISITLPFLGFGIFAASFFQGIGKGIQSLCVTLFRSVITTILFAWFFGLYLDMGVTGVWYGIVVGEIAGNLIGFIWAYKWTHNFCKNINASPAVQI, from the coding sequence ATGAGCGAAACAGGATCTTACTGCACAAATATACTCTTGGGAGATTCAAAGAAGGCTCTTATCAGCCTATCCGTTCCGATGATGATCGCAATGCTGATAATGAGTCTCTACAATGTCGTCGATGCCATATGGGTTTCAGGGCTCGGAAACCTTGCACTCGCCGCAACGGGCTTTGTGGCTCCTTTTTACATGGTGATCTACGGAATTGGGAATGGCCTTGGAATGGGAGCTGGTTCCGCAATAGCAAGGCATATCGGCGAAAATAATCATTCCGACGCAAATAATGCAGGCAATCATGCGCTAATTCTTACGATTATAGTAAGTATCATTTCCGCAATCGTTTTTTTCCTCTTTTCGGATTCTTTGTTCGATCTTATCGGTGCCGGGGAGGCAGCGGCGCTTGCCTCTGATTATGCTGTTATTGTCTGTGGTCTTGGTATTTTCACAATTTATTCAAATGTCATAGCAGCAGTTCTCAGGAGCGAAGGGGACGCAAAGCGTTCGATGTACGCATTAATTGCCGGAGGAATCCTGAATATATTTCTTGATCCTGTACTCATCTATATCCTCGGATGGGGGATTACCGGTGCTGCCTGGGCAACGGTAATATCCGTTGCTCTTTCGTCTGTAATCCTATATTACTGGACTATGATCAAAAAGGATACATATGTCAGGTATAATCTGAAATTCTTCTCATTTAAAAAAGAAGTTCTTTCAGATATTTTAAAGGTCGGAGTTCCTGCATCAATCGAGCAGGTATCCATGTCGATAACAATGTTTGTAATCGATTTGATTCTCGTAATTGTTGCAACTGCCAATGCAGTGGCAGTGTATACTGCAGGTTTCAGAGTCCTGTTCGTTGCAATGTCCCCCCTTATTGGAATAGGAACTGCTGTAATGTCAATTGAAGGAGCAGCATATGGTGCACGCAATTTCAAGAAATTACGCGGGAACCTTCTATTCTCTGCAAGATTCGGTTTATTGGTAGGGATCTGCCTCGGACTGCTGATGTATATCTTTGCTCCCTATATTGCGATGGTATTTTCATATACCGAGTCTTCGGCGGATTTAGCCGCCGGCATATCGGAATTCCTTAAAATCATCAGCATTACGCTTCCTTTTCTGGGATTTGGAATATTTGCGGCATCCTTCTTCCAGGGAATCGGAAAGGGTATTCAGTCACTTTGTGTAACACTCTTCCGGAGTGTTATTACGACAATTCTGTTTGCCTGGTTCTTCGGATTATACCTTGACATGGGTGTAACAGGAGTCTGGTACGGAATCGTTGTCGGGGAGATCGCAGGTAATTTAATCGGATTCATTTGGGCATATAAATGGACTCATAATTTTTGTAAAAATATAAACGCTTCACCGGCTGTGCAGATATGA
- a CDS encoding 2-isopropylmalate synthase, translating to MRQVAFFGDKNSSTKKISVFDTTLRDGEQTPGVSFTLDQKLDIARAISGMGVSVIEAGFPASSESEFETVKMISSLGLEADICGLARSVVSDVDRCIECDVDMVHVFIPTSDVQRENTIRKTREEVLEITSRIVGYARENVDKVLFSAMDATRTEVPYLSEVFKAAVDAGATTINVPDTVGVATPSSMSALISAIREDVKCPIDVHCHNDFSMAVANSVSAVEAGASQVQVTVNGIGERAGNADFASTVMALESILGFDTGVKTENLVKVSRMVSRYSGISVLPVHPVVGDNAFAHESGIHSHGVIANSSTFEPGIMTPEMVGHRRRLKLGKHVGKHAVRQMLDQVGMNPSEDELDAIVAKIKEIASHGKKIEENDLYEIADNVCGTGVVVKDITLDGFAVMTGSHVLPSATVKAIVNGEEKVSCMTGNGSVDAAMKALLNVVPKEVILKDFNVAAISGGSDAIGHVSIAVEDENGRVFDAGASSSDIVMASVEAMVNALNLVYRYDKNDN from the coding sequence ATGCGGCAGGTCGCTTTCTTTGGCGATAAGAATAGTTCTACGAAGAAAATTTCTGTTTTTGATACGACTTTAAGAGACGGGGAACAAACGCCTGGCGTCTCGTTCACTCTCGACCAGAAGCTCGATATTGCTAGAGCGATATCCGGGATGGGCGTATCCGTAATTGAGGCAGGTTTTCCGGCATCTTCGGAATCCGAGTTCGAGACCGTGAAGATGATAAGCTCGCTCGGGCTGGAAGCGGACATCTGCGGTCTGGCAAGGTCTGTTGTATCCGATGTCGACAGGTGCATCGAGTGTGATGTCGATATGGTGCACGTGTTCATACCCACGTCCGATGTCCAGCGGGAGAATACCATCCGAAAGACCCGCGAAGAAGTTCTTGAGATCACATCGAGGATCGTCGGGTATGCACGGGAGAACGTGGATAAGGTTCTCTTCTCGGCGATGGATGCGACGAGGACCGAAGTTCCGTACCTGAGCGAGGTCTTTAAGGCCGCGGTCGACGCGGGAGCGACGACGATAAACGTGCCCGACACCGTGGGAGTCGCGACTCCTTCGTCGATGAGCGCCCTGATATCTGCCATCCGCGAGGATGTGAAATGCCCGATCGACGTTCACTGCCACAACGATTTTTCGATGGCGGTCGCGAACTCGGTATCCGCCGTGGAGGCCGGGGCATCGCAGGTGCAGGTCACGGTCAACGGAATAGGCGAGAGAGCCGGAAATGCGGACTTCGCTTCGACCGTTATGGCACTTGAATCGATCCTCGGATTTGATACTGGTGTTAAGACCGAGAACCTGGTGAAGGTATCGCGTATGGTCTCGAGATACTCGGGAATTTCTGTTCTGCCAGTCCACCCCGTCGTCGGCGACAATGCTTTTGCACATGAGAGCGGAATCCACTCTCACGGCGTTATTGCAAACTCCAGCACATTCGAGCCGGGAATCATGACCCCCGAGATGGTCGGCCACAGGAGAAGGCTGAAGCTCGGCAAGCACGTCGGCAAGCACGCCGTCCGCCAGATGCTCGACCAGGTGGGGATGAATCCTTCGGAAGACGAACTGGATGCAATCGTCGCAAAGATCAAGGAGATCGCATCGCACGGAAAGAAGATCGAGGAGAACGACCTCTACGAGATCGCCGATAACGTCTGCGGAACCGGTGTTGTGGTGAAGGATATAACCCTGGACGGCTTCGCGGTGATGACTGGAAGCCATGTCCTGCCGTCCGCGACGGTCAAGGCGATCGTCAACGGCGAGGAGAAGGTCTCGTGCATGACCGGCAACGGTTCGGTCGATGCCGCGATGAAGGCCCTGCTGAATGTAGTCCCTAAGGAGGTCATCCTAAAGGACTTCAACGTGGCCGCGATATCAGGCGGAAGCGATGCTATCGGCCACGTATCTATCGCGGTCGAGGACGAGAACGGCCGGGTGTTCGACGCCGGGGCTTCGAGTTCCGATATTGTGATGGCTTCGGTAGAGGCGATGGTCAACGCACTGAATCTGGTGTACAGATATGACAAAAACGATAACTGA